GTCCACCAAACTTGGCCGCGGTCAACGCCAATAGCCCGCGCAACATCGCCGCCGGTAAGGTTTTGCTCAACCATCGCTATCTTTATTTTTTGTTTTAATTTCAACATATGGAAGGCATATATAGCGAAAATGGGGAATAATGTCAAGGGAAAAATGAAATTATGGAAACTTTAGGATATAGAATTAGAAAAATAAGGGAATTGTTAAGTTTAAATCAATCTGAACTTGCAATAAGGATGGGGCTTGGAGGTCCTACTGTTATTAGTAAGTATGAAAAAAATCAGGTTGAGCCAAATATATCTACATTAACAAAAATATCTGAATTAGGAGCAGGTATATTTAAATCAGGCAAAATATCCCTTGACTGGCTCCTTACTGGTGAAGGAGAGATGCAGAAGCAGGAGAAATTAGGGAATGAAGACACTGAACTTACAGAGCTAATTGAAAAAATTAGATATATATGGAGATACGGGGGGTTTGAGGAAGAAGTAAGATTGAGGGGAACCGCAGAAAAACTCTATAATCTAGTGTTGAAGAATCGGCAAAAAGAGGAAGAAGAACAAAAAGAAGATGACTATTGAAGTCTTGCCTGTTTACATTGTGGCGCTGCCATGCTCTTTCAAATATTCCCTGAGAGACTGATTGATTAAAGTCTGGTAGCCTATCTTTTTTTCGGTGGCAAGTTTTTTAAAGTAAAGGATTATGTCATCATCAAGTCTTAATGACATGGATATT
This region of Deltaproteobacteria bacterium genomic DNA includes:
- a CDS encoding BrnA antitoxin family protein; amino-acid sequence: MKKLEDKEDFELKAEYDFSKGIRGRFYRPHKISMSLRLDDDIILYFKKLATEKKIGYQTLINQSLREYLKEHGSATM
- a CDS encoding helix-turn-helix transcriptional regulator codes for the protein METLGYRIRKIRELLSLNQSELAIRMGLGGPTVISKYEKNQVEPNISTLTKISELGAGIFKSGKISLDWLLTGEGEMQKQEKLGNEDTELTELIEKIRYIWRYGGFEEEVRLRGTAEKLYNLVLKNRQKEEEEQKEDDY